TTCATGCGGGGAACGTCCTGCGGGGAAGCCGCTTGCCCGAGTTGGCGAAAGCCCTGCGTGCCAAGGATGATTGGAACGAGCGGGACGAGCAGAAGCTGAAGCGGCGCGTGAAGGCGCTGGACCAGAAGCGGGTGCACGACAGCGAATTCCGGAACGAGTATCTGGATGACTCTGCCTGGTGGGGAATCGCGTGGTTGAAATTCCACGAACGCACCAAGGACGCGCGATACCTGAGGACCGCCCGGGCCATTCATGAGCACATGGCGAACAATTGGCGGAAGGAAGGTGGTGTTTCCTGGGCCGAAGACGCCGACAAACGGGATCCGAACGCGATTACGAACAGCTTGTTTGTGGTGCTTTCCGCGAGGCTTTACCGGGTGACAAAGCAAAAGGCCTTCCTCGCTTGGGCGGAGAAAGCCTTGGCTTGGGAGAAGGAAGCGAAGCTCTATGATGGCAGCGGGATCGTGGACAGGCCGGGTCATGTGGCCGACTACTGGACTTACAATCAGGGCGCCTATCTTGGCGGTTTGGAAGCCCTTCACGCTGCGACCGGAAAGAAGGAGTATCTCGATGAAGCGGCGGCAATCGCCATGACGATCATCGGGAAGACCGGTGTGGTGGGCGAGGGTGGTGTATTGTACGAGAAGCTTAGTACCGAGGGCTGGGATGTGGGTCTTTTCAAGGGGATCTGCGTCCGTTATTTCGGGATCCTTTTGCGAAGCTTCCGGAAGAAGGGTATCCATCCCGAGGCCGCCGATGAATTGGACCGCGTCATCCGCGGGAGCGTGCAGGCGATTTTGAGAAGCAAGCTCAAGGACGGGCTCTATCCGCTCGAGTGGCAGGAGCCTCCGCGGGCAGAGATCCACAATTTCAACACGCAGCTTTCCGCGCTGATTGCAATCGAGGCGGCGATGATCCCTTCCTAGGATGAAGCCCGGGGCAGATGGTGAGGAAGAGCCGCTATTAGCCTTTGTGGGATGGTGGGCCACCCGGATCTGGGGCTTTCATCTGGAGCATAGCGCCCATCCAATCTCGGTCTATCGCGAGATGAAAGCGTCAGGGCTCAGCGCCGGGCAGCTTCGCGGAGGTATCAGGCAAGCGGTGCGGGATTGTGTTTCGTCTGCGGCGGACTTGCCCCTTTCGAAGATCGAAGAGATTGATCGCGAGCTTCGTGCGGGGAATCTGCGGACGCTGACCTCGCTCCGTGCCGAGTTCACACGGAACCTTGCAGGCGTCTTGAAGAGGGGGCGCTTGCGAAGCGAGGAGGATTACTACTTCGCGGTGAACGTGATCGAGGACGGGGCGATTTCCATGACGGCGGAGGACCGTCGAGCTCTTGCGGAATGGATCGCCTTTTGGGAGGCCTCTTCTTCGGCGGGAGAATCTTCGGCTTGAAAGGGGAGGCGTTTGCTGGCGTAGTAGATCCGTGCTGAATCGTCTCGGAAATACTTTAAAAGTGGCTTTAAGTGTCGTTTTTGTGGCGAATAGCCTCGGTGCAGAGAAGCCGAACGTGGTCTTCATCATAGCTGATGATCTGGGCTATGGGGAGGTCGGTTGTTTCGGTCAGGAGAAGATTCCGACGCCGAATATCGACAAGCTTGCGGCCGGCGGGATGAAGCTTACCCAGCACTATAGCGGAGCACCGGTCTGTGCGCCGGCGCGCTGTGTGCTGATGAGCGGGAAGCACTTGGGACATGCCGATATCCGCGGCAACCGGCAGGCGAAGGTTTCCTTTCCGCAGTTCAGCGAAGGCCAGCATCCGATAGCGAAGGACACCGTGCTGATACCGGAGCTCTTCAAGAACGCGGGCTATGCAACGGCGGCGATCGGCAAGTGGGGACTGGGTCCGGTGGGGAGTACCGGGGATCCTAACCAGCACGGCTTCGATCTTTTCTTCGGCTACAATTGCCAGGCGGTCGCCCATAGCTACTACCCGAAATATCTCTGGCGGAATGATCAGCAGGTGGAGATCAACGCCAAGCCGATCCCCGGCCATGTGAAGCCGATCACGGGTGAAGTGAAGGCGGAGGACTACATCGGGGAGACCTATGCGCCGAAGCTGATGATTTCCGAAGCGGAGAAGTTCATCGCGGACAAGAAGGGATCGCCTTTCTTCCTCTATCTGGCGTTCATCGAGCCGCACGTGGCGATGCATCCGCCGTTGGAATCGGTGAACAAGTTTCCGAAGGAATGGGATACGGAGCCGCATCGTGGAGAGGCGGGCTATCTGCCCCATCCGCGGCCGCGTGCGGCGTATGCAGCGATGATTTCAGATCTGGATTCCTATGTGGGACGGGTGGTGGCGGCCTTGGAGAAGGCGGGGGTTGCGGACCATACGATGATCGTCTTTACCGGTGACAATGGCACCACCATGGAGAGCGGGCCTAAGGCGCGATTCAATGTCGGTGGTGTGGATGCCAAGTTCTTTAATAGCACGGCAGGGCTGAGAGGCTTCAAAGGGAGCGTGTATGAAGGAGGGCTGCGCGTGCCGACGATCGTGAGCTATCCCGGCAAGGTGAAGGCCGGCAGCGAGTCGAATGCCCTGGGGTATTTTGCCGACTGGTTCCCGACCTTGTGTGCTGCCGCCGAGATCGAAACTCCTGCCAAGCTTGATGGGGAGAACCTCTTACCGGTGCTGGAAGGCGGGGCCGTGAAGAAGGATCGCAAGCCTTTGGTCTGGGTCTTTCCGGAGACCTCCGGGCAAGTGGCCGTGAGAATCGGCGATTATAAGGTGCTGAAGCGCGGCCTTAACCGGAAGCAGTCCGATC
This portion of the Luteolibacter luteus genome encodes:
- a CDS encoding glycoside hydrolase family 76 protein, with the protein product MITRSEFLKLLAASAFIPRLSAEGSPFPQGELANRFREGMAKLDEVFWVPEIANWLDRPGRDLRGHFDGGINPPWWSCANVAEAMVDFMNLTGTDLYDSRLREIHAGNVLRGSRLPELAKALRAKDDWNERDEQKLKRRVKALDQKRVHDSEFRNEYLDDSAWWGIAWLKFHERTKDARYLRTARAIHEHMANNWRKEGGVSWAEDADKRDPNAITNSLFVVLSARLYRVTKQKAFLAWAEKALAWEKEAKLYDGSGIVDRPGHVADYWTYNQGAYLGGLEALHAATGKKEYLDEAAAIAMTIIGKTGVVGEGGVLYEKLSTEGWDVGLFKGICVRYFGILLRSFRKKGIHPEAADELDRVIRGSVQAILRSKLKDGLYPLEWQEPPRAEIHNFNTQLSALIAIEAAMIPS
- a CDS encoding arylsulfatase, translated to MALSVVFVANSLGAEKPNVVFIIADDLGYGEVGCFGQEKIPTPNIDKLAAGGMKLTQHYSGAPVCAPARCVLMSGKHLGHADIRGNRQAKVSFPQFSEGQHPIAKDTVLIPELFKNAGYATAAIGKWGLGPVGSTGDPNQHGFDLFFGYNCQAVAHSYYPKYLWRNDQQVEINAKPIPGHVKPITGEVKAEDYIGETYAPKLMISEAEKFIADKKGSPFFLYLAFIEPHVAMHPPLESVNKFPKEWDTEPHRGEAGYLPHPRPRAAYAAMISDLDSYVGRVVAALEKAGVADHTMIVFTGDNGTTMESGPKARFNVGGVDAKFFNSTAGLRGFKGSVYEGGLRVPTIVSYPGKVKAGSESNALGYFADWFPTLCAAAEIETPAKLDGENLLPVLEGGAVKKDRKPLVWVFPETSGQVAVRIGDYKVLKRGLNRKQSDPWEVYEIPVDRAETKNLAKEKPELIEEAVRILKQESAENPIFPVKIPEA